One segment of Gordonia terrae DNA contains the following:
- a CDS encoding peptidoglycan D,D-transpeptidase FtsI family protein, with protein MNKPIRNVSMAVIVMIIALLANATYVQVFKADALKTDTRNNRVLLDEYSRQRGLITTADGTVIALSVPIDSRLKFLRQYPREGAEAFAPVTGYYSFQYLASQIEHYENSILNGSDDRLFGQRFMDMFSGRDPRGGNVVTTINPKVQQAAYQAMLNGPCDGPCRGAVVALQPNTGKILAMVSTPSYDPNKLASHDQEVREGSWEAWNRPGDTAQPMLNRAISQLYPPGSTFKVVTSAAALRDNITPGIRLTAAPTFPLPGTDVSLPNYGGETCPGSSGGTVSLETAFKYSCNTAFAELVTEKMSDAIPKFTETASLFGLDQPGPDIPMPVADSTVGQIPSLDVLAQASIGQRDVRLTPLQNAMIAATVANGGVRMQPYLVDKLQAADLRTLQTTPPTTANKPITPEQAAELTSMMIESERSTAGAGGPVSIASKTGTAESGSSTDTPFSWYIAFGPSSNAQIAVAVVVENGQFGADSVGGTVAAPIGREVINSLVGGGSR; from the coding sequence GTGAACAAGCCGATCCGCAATGTGTCGATGGCGGTGATCGTGATGATCATCGCGCTCCTCGCGAACGCCACCTATGTGCAGGTCTTCAAGGCCGACGCGCTGAAGACCGACACCCGCAACAACCGGGTGCTGCTCGACGAGTACTCTCGCCAGCGCGGTCTGATCACCACCGCCGACGGCACGGTCATCGCGCTGTCGGTGCCCATCGACAGCCGCCTAAAGTTCCTCCGTCAGTACCCGCGGGAGGGCGCCGAGGCCTTCGCCCCGGTCACCGGCTACTACTCGTTCCAGTACCTCGCCAGTCAGATCGAGCACTACGAGAACAGCATCCTGAACGGATCCGACGACCGGCTGTTCGGCCAGCGGTTCATGGACATGTTCTCCGGCCGCGATCCACGCGGCGGCAACGTCGTCACGACCATCAACCCGAAGGTCCAGCAGGCCGCCTACCAGGCGATGCTCAACGGCCCGTGCGACGGACCGTGCCGGGGCGCCGTCGTGGCCCTGCAGCCGAACACCGGGAAGATCCTCGCGATGGTCTCGACCCCGAGCTACGACCCCAACAAGCTCGCCAGCCACGACCAGGAGGTTCGTGAGGGCAGCTGGGAGGCGTGGAACCGCCCCGGTGACACCGCGCAGCCGATGCTGAACCGCGCGATCAGCCAGCTGTACCCACCGGGATCGACCTTCAAGGTCGTGACGTCGGCCGCCGCCCTGCGCGACAACATCACTCCCGGCATCCGTCTCACCGCCGCGCCGACCTTCCCGCTGCCCGGCACCGATGTCTCGCTGCCGAACTACGGCGGCGAGACCTGCCCCGGGTCGTCGGGCGGAACCGTGTCACTGGAGACGGCGTTCAAGTACTCGTGCAACACCGCCTTCGCCGAACTGGTGACCGAGAAGATGTCCGACGCGATCCCGAAGTTCACCGAGACCGCGAGCCTCTTCGGCCTCGATCAGCCGGGCCCCGACATCCCGATGCCCGTCGCCGACTCGACTGTCGGACAGATCCCGTCCCTCGACGTCCTCGCGCAGGCCTCGATCGGGCAGCGTGACGTCCGGCTCACCCCGCTCCAGAACGCGATGATCGCCGCGACCGTGGCGAACGGAGGTGTGCGCATGCAGCCGTACCTGGTGGACAAGTTGCAGGCCGCGGATCTGCGGACGCTGCAGACCACCCCGCCGACAACGGCCAACAAGCCGATCACGCCCGAGCAGGCCGCCGAGCTGACGTCGATGATGATCGAGTCGGAACGGTCGACGGCCGGCGCGGGCGGTCCGGTGTCGATCGCGTCGAAGACCGGAACGGCGGAAAGCGGGTCGAGTACGGACACCCCGTTCTCCTGGTACATCGCCTTCGGGCCGTCGTCGAACGCGCAGATCGCGGTCGCCGTCGTGGTGGAGAATGGACAATTCGGTGCGGACTCGGTCGGCGGAACCGTCGCGGCGCCGATCGGACGAGAAGTGATCAACTCACTGGTGGGAGGTGGCAGTCGATGA
- a CDS encoding FtsW/RodA/SpoVE family cell cycle protein: MTQAAPAPHAPPRQPATSTGRNAELLLLVFAIGLVTVALLIVQAAQGQNLTWDILKYVAAYTGLFGVAHLVVRRYAPHADPIMLPVVAVLNGLGLVLIHRLDLGTGNTGESVNATEATRNADQQLLWAVLGIVAFSAVLILIRDHRTLSRYAYTLGLGGLVFLIIPAILPSAFSEINGSKNWIITPFFSIQPSEFSKILIIIFAAAVLVSKRDLFITAGPHVLGVDLPRARDLGPLLAAWAIAIAVMVVQKDLGTSLLIFATILTMLYVATSRVEWLVLGIGLFAIGAVFAWSIFSHLQTRVSVWLDPFADFDGSGYQIGQSLFGLATGGLFGTGLGSGRPNIVPFANTDFIISTIGEELGLAGLTAILLLYMIFIHRGLRTGIAVRDSFGKLLATGLAFTIAMQIFVVVGGVTKLIPLTGLTTPFLSYGGSSLLANYILVALLIRISNAAREPDPGKKRPAAKPVEALPTQVVKRR, encoded by the coding sequence ATGACTCAAGCCGCGCCCGCACCGCACGCCCCGCCACGCCAACCCGCCACGAGCACCGGTCGCAACGCCGAACTGCTGCTCCTGGTGTTCGCCATCGGTCTGGTGACGGTGGCGTTGCTCATCGTCCAGGCCGCCCAGGGTCAGAACCTCACCTGGGACATCCTCAAGTACGTGGCCGCCTACACCGGGCTGTTCGGTGTCGCCCACCTCGTGGTCCGACGCTATGCACCCCACGCCGATCCGATCATGCTGCCCGTCGTCGCCGTCCTGAACGGCCTGGGGCTGGTGCTGATCCACCGGCTCGACCTCGGTACGGGCAACACCGGGGAGTCGGTGAATGCCACCGAGGCGACCCGCAACGCCGACCAGCAGTTGCTGTGGGCGGTGCTCGGCATCGTGGCGTTCTCCGCGGTCCTCATCCTGATCCGCGATCACCGCACGCTGTCGCGCTATGCCTACACGCTCGGCCTCGGCGGACTGGTCTTCCTGATCATCCCGGCGATCCTGCCCAGTGCGTTCTCGGAGATCAACGGTTCGAAGAACTGGATCATCACACCGTTCTTCTCGATCCAGCCCAGCGAGTTCTCCAAGATCCTGATCATCATCTTCGCCGCGGCGGTGCTGGTGTCGAAGCGCGACCTGTTCATCACCGCCGGTCCGCACGTGCTCGGCGTCGACCTGCCGCGCGCCCGCGACCTCGGTCCGCTCCTGGCCGCCTGGGCGATCGCCATCGCCGTGATGGTGGTCCAGAAGGACCTGGGTACGTCGCTGCTGATCTTCGCGACGATCCTGACGATGCTCTACGTGGCCACCTCACGTGTCGAATGGCTGGTGCTGGGCATCGGGTTGTTCGCCATCGGCGCGGTGTTCGCGTGGTCGATCTTCTCGCACCTGCAGACGCGTGTCTCGGTGTGGCTGGATCCCTTCGCGGACTTCGACGGCTCGGGCTACCAGATCGGGCAGAGCCTGTTCGGCCTGGCCACGGGCGGACTGTTCGGCACCGGACTCGGTTCGGGTCGGCCCAACATCGTGCCGTTCGCCAACACCGACTTCATCATCTCGACCATCGGTGAGGAGCTCGGCCTGGCCGGCCTCACCGCGATCCTGCTGCTGTACATGATCTTCATCCACCGCGGACTACGGACCGGCATCGCCGTACGCGACAGCTTCGGCAAACTCCTGGCGACCGGACTCGCGTTCACCATCGCGATGCAGATCTTCGTCGTCGTCGGCGGCGTCACCAAGCTGATCCCGCTGACCGGTCTCACGACCCCCTTCCTGTCTTACGGCGGGTCGTCGCTGCTGGCCAACTACATCCTGGTCGCGCTGCTCATCCGGATCTCGAACGCCGCGCGCGAACCCGATCCCGGCAAGAAGCGGCCCGCGGCCAAGCCCGTCGAGGCACTGCCCACGCAGGTGGTGAAGCGCCGGTGA
- a CDS encoding PP2C family protein-serine/threonine phosphatase: MTLVLRYIARSDRGLVRSNNEDSFYAGPRLLALADGMGGHAAGEVASQLVIRALSTLDDDEPGGDLLTQLDGATRAGNEAIAAQVHESPELDGMGTTLTAILFAGSRIGLCHIGDSRGYMFRDGALTQITRDDTFVQTLVDEGRITAEQAHTHPQRSLIMRALTGTEVEPTLTMREARAGDRYMLCSDGLSDVVTEETLAETLGSIADPKECADRLIELALRGGGPDNVTVVLADVVDTEYGDSRPIVGGAAGGNEEIYTPDPATAAGRAAALRPPPAEPQRPTVLTEDEPAAKHKSKYRRWIVAGVVLTVVAALVVGVFVVRSVVRSNYYVAADDSGDVLVYQGSPEKVFFLSMSNPVQRVCVEDLDQTEPTYTFISYDDGTCEFPLNVDDLVSGPAQSVKNVMIRNKSEQQIQGVVTDELTFRCDNAPSSATPAPTPPPPAPSESTPSTDPSAPAPRATAAPAPGIPQQGATESVAPPTGNAGPSATPAPDQDAGTSCRQQVR; the protein is encoded by the coding sequence GTGACACTTGTGTTGCGCTACATCGCGCGCAGCGACCGTGGTCTCGTGCGGTCCAACAACGAGGACTCGTTCTACGCGGGTCCTCGCCTGCTGGCCCTCGCCGACGGAATGGGCGGCCACGCGGCCGGCGAAGTCGCCAGCCAACTGGTGATCCGCGCGCTCAGCACCCTCGACGACGACGAGCCCGGCGGCGACCTCCTCACCCAGCTCGACGGCGCCACCCGTGCCGGCAACGAGGCGATCGCGGCACAGGTGCACGAATCACCCGAACTCGACGGCATGGGCACCACGCTCACCGCGATCCTCTTCGCCGGCAGCCGAATCGGCCTGTGTCACATCGGCGACTCGCGCGGATACATGTTCCGCGACGGTGCGCTGACCCAGATCACCCGTGACGACACCTTCGTCCAGACCCTCGTCGACGAAGGTCGCATCACCGCCGAACAGGCACACACCCATCCGCAACGCTCGCTGATCATGCGCGCGCTCACCGGAACCGAGGTCGAGCCGACCCTGACGATGCGCGAGGCCCGCGCCGGCGATCGGTACATGCTGTGCAGCGACGGCCTGTCCGACGTCGTGACCGAGGAGACCCTCGCCGAGACCCTGGGGTCCATCGCCGACCCCAAGGAGTGCGCCGACCGTCTCATCGAACTCGCGCTGCGCGGCGGCGGCCCGGACAACGTCACCGTCGTCCTCGCCGACGTCGTCGACACCGAGTACGGCGACTCGCGCCCGATCGTCGGTGGCGCTGCCGGCGGCAACGAGGAGATCTACACGCCCGACCCGGCGACCGCCGCGGGACGGGCGGCAGCACTTCGCCCGCCCCCCGCCGAACCGCAGCGCCCGACGGTGCTGACCGAGGACGAGCCCGCCGCCAAGCACAAGAGCAAGTACCGACGCTGGATCGTCGCCGGTGTCGTGCTGACCGTGGTGGCGGCGCTGGTCGTCGGCGTCTTCGTCGTCCGGTCCGTCGTACGCAGCAACTACTACGTGGCCGCCGACGACAGCGGCGACGTGCTCGTCTACCAGGGATCACCGGAAAAGGTGTTCTTCCTCTCGATGAGCAACCCGGTGCAGCGCGTCTGCGTCGAGGACCTCGATCAGACCGAACCGACGTACACGTTCATCTCCTACGACGACGGCACCTGCGAGTTCCCCCTCAACGTCGACGACCTGGTGTCGGGGCCGGCGCAGTCGGTCAAGAACGTGATGATCCGGAACAAGAGCGAGCAGCAGATCCAGGGCGTCGTCACCGACGAGCTGACCTTCCGCTGCGACAACGCGCCCTCGTCGGCAACGCCCGCACCGACTCCCCCGCCACCGGCACCGTCGGAGTCCACACCGAGCACCGACCCGTCCGCGCCCGCACCACGCGCCACCGCGGCGCCCGCACCGGGAATCCCGCAGCAGGGTGCGACCGAGTCGGTGGCTCCGCCCACCGGCAACGCCGGACCTTCCGCCACGCCCGCACCTGATCAGGACGCCGGCACGAGTTGCCGGCAGCAGGTGAGATGA
- a CDS encoding FHA domain-containing protein FhaB/FipA: MQGLVLQLTRIGFLLLLWLFVFAVIRTLRADIASAGGLRIPRYSGGSEKRRRSGGVRGAARYLVVTHGALANTRISLGQQPVLLGRADDSTLVLTDDYASERHARLSRRGDDWYVEDLGSTNGTYLDRSKVTTAVKVPLNTPIRIGKTVIELRP, encoded by the coding sequence ATGCAGGGCTTGGTGCTGCAACTGACCCGCATCGGTTTTCTGTTGTTGCTCTGGTTGTTCGTCTTCGCCGTGATCCGCACGCTGCGCGCCGACATCGCGTCGGCCGGCGGACTCCGCATCCCCCGGTACTCCGGCGGCTCGGAGAAGCGACGTCGCAGCGGCGGCGTCCGCGGCGCGGCCCGCTATCTCGTCGTCACCCACGGCGCGCTGGCGAACACCCGGATCAGCCTCGGTCAGCAGCCGGTCCTGCTCGGACGCGCCGACGACTCGACCCTGGTGCTGACCGACGACTACGCCTCCGAGCGACATGCGCGGCTCTCCAGACGCGGCGACGACTGGTATGTCGAAGACCTCGGCTCCACCAACGGCACCTACCTCGATCGTTCCAAGGTGACGACCGCGGTCAAGGTCCCGCTGAACACGCCGATCCGCATCGGCAAGACCGTGATCGAGTTGCGCCCGTGA
- a CDS encoding FhaA domain-containing protein, with protein MGILQRLERKLEGAVDDGFARVFGGQVAPQEIENGLQREAEESLENLGDGTVLAANSYTLLFSPTDHQHIAAEYELNRKTFSKHLENFIKDNGWQTYGKVVVEFEQSPSLHTGIFRARGTVNPDARPRPAGARSEHPHAAPVPGPPAGRPAPVPPLTNAPDQGAPKMTQNPGYDQRRGADPAYDQYGQGSGQPGDQGYGQQGYDQYGQQPGYDQGYDQQGYSQQGYEQQGYDQQGYGQQPGYGQQGYSQQPGYEQQGYSQQPGYGQQGYDQQGYGQQPGYEQQGYSQQPGYGQQGYDQQGYGQQPGYDQGYGQQGYEQQGYGQQAYGQQPANYDYQGGYDQGYGAGRPAAGYAPSSITLLLEDGSNRTFQLHEGSNVIGRGQDAQFRLPDTGVSRRHVEIRWDGATAMLTDLNSTNGTTVNDLQVNTWELADGDRIRVGHSDITVRFQ; from the coding sequence GTGGGGATCCTGCAACGACTGGAACGCAAGCTCGAAGGTGCAGTTGACGACGGTTTTGCCCGTGTCTTCGGTGGTCAGGTGGCCCCGCAGGAGATCGAGAACGGGCTTCAACGAGAAGCCGAGGAGTCGCTCGAGAACCTCGGTGACGGTACGGTCCTTGCGGCCAACAGCTACACCTTGCTGTTCAGTCCCACCGATCATCAGCACATCGCTGCGGAATACGAGCTGAACCGCAAGACTTTCTCGAAGCATTTGGAAAACTTCATCAAGGACAACGGATGGCAGACCTACGGCAAGGTCGTCGTAGAGTTCGAGCAATCGCCGTCCTTGCACACGGGGATCTTCCGCGCACGCGGCACGGTCAACCCGGACGCGCGGCCCCGCCCGGCGGGAGCACGTTCGGAGCATCCGCACGCTGCGCCGGTCCCCGGTCCGCCGGCCGGACGCCCGGCCCCTGTTCCCCCACTTACCAACGCCCCCGACCAAGGAGCCCCCAAGATGACTCAGAATCCCGGATACGACCAGCGCAGGGGCGCCGATCCCGCCTACGACCAGTACGGCCAGGGATCGGGACAGCCGGGAGACCAGGGCTACGGCCAGCAGGGGTACGACCAGTACGGTCAGCAGCCCGGCTATGACCAGGGGTACGACCAGCAGGGATACAGCCAGCAGGGTTACGAACAACAGGGATACGACCAGCAGGGATACGGCCAACAGCCCGGCTACGGACAGCAGGGCTACAGCCAGCAGCCCGGCTACGAGCAGCAGGGCTACAGCCAGCAGCCCGGCTACGGCCAACAGGGATACGACCAGCAGGGTTACGGACAGCAACCCGGCTACGAGCAGCAGGGCTACAGCCAGCAGCCCGGCTACGGTCAACAGGGATACGACCAGCAGGGCTATGGCCAGCAACCCGGCTACGACCAGGGTTACGGTCAGCAGGGCTACGAGCAGCAGGGCTACGGCCAGCAGGCGTACGGCCAGCAGCCCGCCAATTACGACTACCAGGGCGGCTACGACCAGGGATACGGCGCGGGCCGCCCGGCCGCAGGCTACGCCCCGTCGTCGATCACGCTCCTCCTCGAGGACGGCAGCAACCGCACCTTCCAGCTGCACGAGGGATCGAACGTGATCGGCCGCGGACAGGACGCGCAGTTCCGTCTGCCCGACACCGGCGTCTCGCGCCGCCACGTGGAGATCCGCTGGGACGGCGCCACCGCCATGCTCACCGATCTCAACTCGACCAACGGCACCACCGTCAACGATCTCCAGGTGAACACCTGGGAACTCGCCGACGGCGACCGCATCCGCGTCGGACACTCCGACATCACCGTCCGGTTCCAGTAG
- a CDS encoding DUF309 domain-containing protein → MSDDRDRDPDGRARQARPRDELGRPLPYGERGVEPVSEEPLPPDETIALAWRLFEEGRPFSAHEVFETRWKSCPPAERPLWQGLAQLCVGLTHHRRGNAVGARRLYDRAAARLTEYEQSHGPTYGMDLAAIRARALEEIDSDPT, encoded by the coding sequence GTGTCCGACGACCGCGATCGCGACCCCGACGGTCGCGCGCGTCAGGCCCGGCCACGTGACGAGCTGGGACGGCCGCTGCCCTATGGCGAGCGCGGCGTCGAGCCCGTGTCCGAGGAGCCATTGCCGCCCGACGAGACGATTGCGCTGGCATGGCGGTTGTTCGAGGAGGGTCGTCCGTTCTCCGCGCACGAGGTGTTCGAGACCCGCTGGAAGTCGTGTCCGCCGGCGGAGCGTCCGCTGTGGCAGGGACTGGCCCAGCTCTGCGTCGGACTGACTCACCATCGTCGTGGCAACGCCGTCGGCGCGCGACGCCTCTACGACCGCGCGGCTGCGCGATTGACGGAGTACGAGCAGTCGCACGGACCGACGTACGGGATGGACCTCGCCGCGATCCGCGCCCGTGCTCTCGAGGAGATCGACTCCGATCCCACCTGA
- a CDS encoding dihydrofolate reductase family protein codes for MRTLAITQNMTLDGSIEMVTDWFDPTVEAPDLMAESHRQDAEADGLLVGRQTFEDFRSFWPHQTEDATGITDYLNTVDKYVVSSTMTDPDWQNSTVLSGDVVDEVTALKNADGKDIVVTGSISLCHTLIGAGLVDEYRLFVYPTVQGSGRRLFPDGLEIPTLRLVDTKAFELGVSLLRYRTV; via the coding sequence ATGCGAACGCTGGCGATCACCCAGAACATGACGCTCGACGGCTCGATCGAGATGGTGACCGACTGGTTCGACCCGACCGTCGAGGCGCCGGACCTCATGGCCGAGTCGCACCGGCAGGACGCCGAGGCCGACGGTCTGCTGGTCGGAAGGCAGACCTTCGAGGACTTCCGCAGCTTCTGGCCGCACCAGACCGAGGACGCCACCGGGATCACCGACTACCTGAACACCGTCGACAAATACGTGGTGTCGAGCACGATGACCGACCCGGACTGGCAGAACTCGACGGTGCTGTCCGGCGATGTCGTGGATGAGGTCACCGCGCTGAAGAACGCCGACGGCAAGGACATCGTCGTGACCGGCAGCATCAGCTTGTGCCACACCCTGATCGGCGCCGGTCTCGTCGACGAGTACCGGCTGTTCGTCTACCCGACCGTCCAGGGATCGGGGCGGCGGCTGTTCCCCGACGGTCTGGAGATCCCGACCCTGCGGCTCGTCGACACCAAGGCCTTCGAGCTGGGCGTCTCGCTGCTGCGCTATCGGACGGTGTGA
- a CDS encoding TetR/AcrR family transcriptional regulator, which produces MESAKTRTALVRAGVELLEETGSPDVGLREIARRAGVSHGAPRRWFPTHRALLAAIAREGLEDLSSELMRAAGEVPQNIRHVAFTYVAFARRRPAMFALIFRHDLLEGGGADLRTTSRPLFAWLVSLIEHSGTVDAPELRAAELWVGVHGIAMLSSTGSLGLAAPGIDDDELVDRIVENCLRPSR; this is translated from the coding sequence GTGGAGTCAGCGAAGACCAGGACCGCGTTGGTTCGTGCCGGCGTCGAATTGCTGGAGGAGACCGGTTCACCAGATGTGGGATTGCGCGAGATCGCGCGCCGCGCGGGCGTCTCCCACGGCGCTCCCCGCAGATGGTTCCCGACGCACCGCGCGCTTCTGGCGGCCATCGCCCGCGAAGGCCTGGAGGACCTGTCGTCGGAACTGATGCGTGCGGCGGGCGAGGTACCCCAGAACATCCGGCACGTCGCATTCACGTACGTCGCGTTTGCCCGTCGTCGACCTGCGATGTTCGCCCTGATCTTTCGGCACGACCTGCTCGAGGGCGGCGGGGCCGACCTCCGCACCACCTCACGGCCACTGTTCGCCTGGCTGGTCTCGCTGATCGAGCACAGCGGCACCGTCGACGCTCCCGAGCTGCGCGCAGCCGAGCTGTGGGTCGGCGTACACGGGATCGCGATGCTGTCCTCGACGGGATCGTTGGGCCTGGCCGCGCCCGGGATCGACGACGACGAACTCGTCGACCGGATCGTCGAGAACTGTCTGCGGCCGTCGCGCTGA
- a CDS encoding lysophospholipid acyltransferase family protein, translated as MRARTRLSYALCRYVLIGPALVLWGRPRIAGREHLPTTGPVIVAANHLSVLDSFYLALAVRRPVTFLAKREYFERPGPVGRLQRWFFLTLGQIPVDRRGGTEASSALRRAVEILEDGGAWGIHPEGTRSPDGRMYRGRTGAVRVALITGAPLVPVAISGTGRADGRLPGRRRVTIDILPPIDLGCGDVAEGRIRVLTDELMATICERSGQNYIDEYARRWTSGEGRPGAA; from the coding sequence ATGCGCGCGAGAACCAGGCTGTCGTACGCCCTGTGTCGGTACGTCCTGATCGGTCCGGCACTCGTCCTGTGGGGGAGACCCCGGATAGCGGGCCGCGAGCATCTGCCCACCACCGGGCCGGTCATCGTGGCTGCGAATCATCTGTCCGTGCTCGATTCCTTCTACCTGGCTCTGGCCGTGCGTCGACCGGTGACGTTCCTCGCCAAGCGCGAGTACTTCGAGCGGCCTGGTCCCGTCGGTCGCCTGCAACGCTGGTTCTTTCTCACCCTGGGGCAGATCCCGGTCGATCGTCGTGGCGGCACGGAAGCGTCGTCGGCGCTCCGACGAGCGGTGGAGATCCTGGAAGACGGGGGAGCCTGGGGAATTCACCCCGAGGGCACCCGATCCCCGGACGGGCGGATGTATCGCGGACGGACCGGGGCCGTGCGGGTGGCGCTGATCACGGGTGCGCCGCTCGTACCCGTTGCGATCTCCGGGACCGGGCGAGCGGATGGCCGGTTGCCAGGCAGACGCAGGGTCACGATCGACATCCTCCCGCCGATCGACCTCGGATGCGGAGACGTCGCCGAGGGCCGAATCCGCGTCCTCACAGACGAACTGATGGCGACGATCTGCGAGCGGTCCGGACAGAACTACATCGACGAGTACGCGCGGCGGTGGACCAGCGGCGAAGGGCGGCCCGGCGCTGCGTGA
- a CDS encoding nitroreductase family deazaflavin-dependent oxidoreductase, with amino-acid sequence MTSLFIRALQTHQWLYEHSGGLVGHRLLMGNPTLLLRTIGRRTGEARCNALTYARDGEAYLVVASNGGSPRPPGWLANLKAHPNVEVQVGRRRIQVTARATYPDDPDYARRFVLVDEVNRGRYAGYQKKTTRPLAIVELTPR; translated from the coding sequence ATGACCTCGCTGTTCATCCGAGCACTTCAGACCCACCAGTGGCTGTACGAGCATTCGGGCGGTCTCGTCGGCCACCGCCTGCTCATGGGCAATCCCACGCTGCTGCTGCGGACGATCGGGCGCCGCACGGGTGAGGCGAGGTGCAACGCACTGACCTATGCCCGCGACGGCGAGGCCTACCTGGTGGTCGCGTCGAACGGCGGGTCGCCGCGACCGCCGGGGTGGCTCGCCAACCTCAAGGCCCATCCGAATGTCGAGGTCCAGGTGGGTCGGCGCCGGATCCAGGTCACCGCGCGGGCGACCTACCCCGACGACCCGGACTACGCCCGGCGCTTCGTCCTCGTCGACGAGGTGAACCGCGGTCGCTACGCGGGCTACCAGAAGAAGACGACGCGTCCGCTGGCCATCGTCGAGCTGACACCGCGGTAA
- a CDS encoding FBP domain-containing protein: MHSLTEAEIRSSFVNASLRERKSMTLPPDFDEFYWEKLDFAGWRDPKLPMVGYVVIPTDDDVVGIMLRLGGRQPRNRPLCSFCEDVQLPNEVAFFSAKFAGAAGRKGNTVGTLICSNFECSTNVRAKPSAIFATDDPETVRQQRIAALRTHLAGFAQRVASGDS; the protein is encoded by the coding sequence ATGCATTCCTTGACCGAAGCCGAGATTCGCTCGTCGTTCGTCAACGCCTCGTTGCGCGAACGCAAGAGCATGACCCTCCCACCCGACTTCGACGAGTTCTACTGGGAGAAGCTGGATTTCGCCGGTTGGCGGGATCCGAAGCTCCCGATGGTCGGATACGTGGTCATCCCGACCGACGACGACGTCGTCGGGATCATGCTGCGACTCGGCGGCCGACAGCCGCGCAACCGTCCGCTGTGCTCGTTCTGCGAAGATGTCCAGCTGCCCAACGAGGTCGCCTTCTTCAGCGCGAAGTTCGCCGGCGCCGCGGGACGCAAGGGCAACACCGTCGGCACGCTGATCTGCTCGAACTTCGAATGTTCGACGAACGTCCGCGCCAAGCCGTCGGCCATCTTCGCCACCGACGACCCCGAAACCGTGCGGCAGCAACGCATTGCCGCGCTGCGCACCCACCTCGCGGGATTCGCACAGCGCGTGGCGAGCGGGGACAGCTGA
- the wrbA gene encoding NAD(P)H:quinone oxidoreductase has translation MTKLAIIYYSATGHGTAMAQALSDAGESAGAEVRVRHIAETRDPETFAENPAWSANYEATKDLPAAGGDDIVWADGVIFGSPTRFGSTASPFQSFIDSLGGLWAEGKLADKAYAAFTSSQTAHGGQETTLTGLYTSLMHFGGILVPPGYTDGLKFADGNPYGVSHVTGPENKNDLDDATKAALAHMAQRVVRIAKLLAG, from the coding sequence TTGACCAAACTGGCGATCATCTATTACTCGGCCACCGGGCACGGCACCGCGATGGCGCAGGCGTTGTCAGACGCCGGCGAATCCGCCGGAGCCGAGGTTCGTGTCCGACACATCGCCGAGACGCGGGATCCGGAGACGTTCGCCGAGAATCCGGCGTGGTCGGCCAACTACGAGGCCACCAAGGACCTGCCCGCGGCAGGCGGTGACGACATCGTCTGGGCCGACGGGGTGATCTTCGGGAGCCCGACGCGGTTCGGTAGCACGGCCTCGCCGTTCCAGTCGTTCATCGACTCGCTCGGCGGACTCTGGGCCGAGGGCAAGTTGGCCGACAAGGCCTACGCCGCCTTCACCTCGAGCCAGACCGCGCACGGCGGCCAGGAGACCACGCTCACCGGGCTCTACACGTCGCTGATGCATTTCGGCGGTATCCTCGTCCCGCCCGGTTACACCGACGGGCTGAAGTTCGCCGACGGCAACCCGTACGGCGTCTCCCACGTCACGGGTCCGGAGAACAAGAACGACCTCGACGACGCGACGAAGGCGGCCCTGGCACACATGGCGCAACGTGTGGTGCGCATCGCGAAACTCCTCGCCGGCTGA